Genomic DNA from Theropithecus gelada isolate Dixy chromosome 1, Tgel_1.0, whole genome shotgun sequence:
TCACCTTCATGACTCAAATTAGCTCTGAGGTCAACTAAAGCACCTCATATTTTCTCATTAACTGCTAAAGCAAGGCCCAATCTAGATTTATGAgattaagttaaaaacaaaagtcaagcccgggccacatggtgaaaccccatctccacaaaacatacaaaaattggctgggcatgttggcacatgcctgtagtcccagctactcgggagaaggctggggcagaaggattgcttgagcccaggaggcagaggttgcagtgagccaagatggtgccactgtactcccacctgggtgacagagtgagatcctgtctcaaaaaaaaaaaaaaaaaaaaaaaaaagccgggtgtggtggctcatgtctgtaatcccagcactttaggaggcttaggcaggtagatcacctgaggtcaggcattcgagaccagcctgaccaacatagcgaaaccctgtctctattaaaaatgtaaaatattagctgagtgcggtggtgggtacctgcaatcccagctactagggaggctgaggcaggagaactgcttgaacctgggaggtggaggttgcagtaagccaagatggtgccactgcactccagcctgggcgacaagagcgaaactccatctcaaaaaaacaaacaaaggccgggcgcggtggctcacgcctgtaatcccagcactttgggaggccgaggtgggcagatcacaaaggtcaggagatcgagaccacagtgaaaccctgtctaacaaacaaaaaaagtgaaatagctgggtgcagtgactcatgcctgtaatcccagctactcgggaggctgaggcaggaggaacattTGAGCCTCAGAGggaaaggctgcagtgagccatgattgtgccactgcattccagcctgggtgacagaacaacattgtatcaaaaaaaaaaaaaaaaaaaagggtttcaAAAGCGTTCCTCTTCTTCACTGAAAGCACACATATGTGATGCTGGGGTCAGGCAGGAAGCTACGGGCAGTGCACATTCTACAGTTCGTCGGACAGCACACCTACGCCACCCAAGATGGGCGTCCAGGTGAACCGTTTTTCCGCAGCCATCGCTGCAGCTTGTCAACAAAGTCCTGCTTGTATGTTCTCTTAGCGCAAGCCCTCCTCCTACTAGGTGCTGTTCGACAACAGGACGTCAGCCTTTCCCTGAAGATTTCTTCACACACAGAGCTCAGAGAATCCTCCATCCACGTCCCCAGACCACCTCCTCCAGAGTGGTCAGTGTCACCTTGCTCATCGGTCTCTGTGCCTCTCCCAGCACTGCTGGGTTTTGCTCTCAGCATTAGTCTTCGAGTGTAAGCAACATTCCAGGCAGACAACTTGCTGGATAAACCCAGTAAATCCCAGGGGGTCCTCATCACCTCAGTGAAGTTTCCGTGCTACTCACATTAAATAACGTGATGACAGCTGTGGCAATCAGGCATGTGGTACCCAGCAagttatcttctttttcttcaggGAAGAGGCTCGCCTGCTTCTGAACTGGCACAGATCCTAGAGAAGCAGAAGATAATAAGGTCAAAGCctacagaattttattttgtttgtttattttttctttttgagatgggagttttgctgtagtcccctaggctggagtgcaatggcacaatctcggctcactgcaacctccgccccttggttcaagtaattctcctgcctctgcctcctaagtagctgggattacaggcatgcgccaccacgtccagctaatttttgtatttttagtagagatggggtttcaccaagttgtccaggctggtctcaaactcctgacctcaggtgatccacccgcctcagccttccaatatgctggcattacaggcataagccacgccTGGCCAAGCATACAGAATTTGAGACAAGGTAGCTGTGCCCCAACCTCTTCAGGACAGTCAGGAGGGCTCTCAACTTTACCATTGGTTGGGATGATTGGATAGCCATCCGGAGGGGCATGGGAGCAGTCGTGAGGTCCAAAGAGAACATTCTCCAATCTCTGCATCAAAAAGACACCAGCAGGCTGGCATGTAAAACGTGCAAGCCAGCAGCAGCTTTCTGCCAGCTGTCAGCACAGGCCTCTGTCAGAGGTATACTTGCACTGGCCGTGACTGACGTCTTCCCTCCCGGGGAAGAAAATGGATCCGACACTCTACCTCGGCACTGGGCAGCGGTCCGCTCTTCTTCACTCCGGCTGCAACTTCAGactaacaataaaaacaaagagaattggGGAAAGTTGCCCAAAAGCCTCAAGTCCAACCCCCAGTCCCCAGCGCTGACTGTGTTCCTTCCCCAGCCTGTTTCTCAAGAGCCCGGaggttttctttcctctcttcactCTTTACGGTGCCTGGCACGATAATTATTTGGTGCTCAATAATTACTTgtagaatgaaagaataaagctCTTTATCATGACTAAGCACAATAGGAAGGATTCCAAAGAGCTTGAAAAAGACTCTTCTCTAGTAATCAAGGTCTCTCTTTACTTGGACAAAGCACAAAgcttacaaaacatttttaacataaaaattgcAAATGTGGGGCTGGCAGGTGGCTCATAattgtaatttcagcactttgggaggccaagctgggaggacgtcttgagcccaggggttcaagaccagtctgcaaaacacagcaagacccatctctataaaaaattttaaaaaaactgagctgggtatggtggtgtgtgcctgtggtcccaacacCACTTGAGCCTAGCagatggaggctacagtgagccatgattgtaccactgcactccagcctgggtgacaaagcaagaccctgtctcaaaacaacaacgacaaaaaaaaccaaaagaaaactggatgCCATTGTCATCATTTGCTATGAAGTCCCATCAGTCTTTTCCTCTGATGCTTCCTATacctgttttttcctttccagtctGTGATTCCTCACTTATTTAGGGAGCTATCACTTCATATCTGGGCCACTGCCAGGCTCCCAAAACTAGCtccctctgctgaggtcaccacTTCATCTCACTCCACCAGATTAACTGCCTTAGAACAGTGAATTGGCCCAGTTACCAGACAGTACTTGCTGCTGAATCATCAAAGCTAAggtcataaaataaaaagaatgagttttcatataaataaaaagatagttttcaactatcataaaaaaaaaagcagctaaaTTTATCAAGATACGCACACTGGGTTTCCCAAGCCCTATTATTTCCTTAGGGTTGTTTAGAATGGATACCAGCTCATGAATCTAGGCAGCCACAAGGAATAAGATGCTAGCAGAAAAAACAGGCCTGCtaaggctgggcgtgatggctcacgcctgtaatcccagcactgtgggaggcccaggtgggcggatcacctgaggtcaggagttcaagaccagcctggccaatattgtgaaaccccgcctctactaaaaatacaaaattagctgggggtggtgcacgcctgtaatcccagcaactagggaggctgagtcatgagaatcgcttgaacactggaggcagtgagccgagatcataccattgcaccccagcctgggcgacaacagtgagactctgtctcaaaaaaaaagaaaaaagaaaaaagaaaaaaaggccaggcgcggtggctcacacctgtaatcccagcactttgggaggccaaggtgagtgggtcacgaggtgaagagatcgagaccatcctggctaacatggtgaaaccctgtctttataaaatacaaaaaaattagccaggcgtggtgacatgcacctgtagtcccagctactcaggaggatgaggcaggagaattgcttgaacccggaaggtggaggttgcagtgagccgagattgggccattgcactccagcctgcagacagagcgagactctgtcttaaaaaagaaaaacaaaaaacaaaaaccaggcttGCTAAGTTAGGACCCTTCagtagaaaatcttttttttttttttttttgagacagagtctcactctgtttcccagcctagagtgcagtggtatgatcttggctcactgcaacctccacctcccaggttccagcgactctcctgcctcagcctccagagtaattGGTATCACAGGTGCGCACCGCacacccggcgaattttttgtatttttagtagacacggagtttcaccatgttggccaggctggtttcgaactcctgacctgaaatgatccatccatctcagcctcccaaagtgctgggactacaggcgtgagccactaggcCTGGCCACAGAAAAGCTTCTTACCTTGAGCAGGGGCATCTCTCGAGCCTGCTGGATTAAAAGGTGCATTTCGTTGATCTGCTGCCGCACAAGGGGTGGTACTGGGTTGCAGCAAGCTATGATGCCCTGAGGTTCCCTGAAGACAAGTAAGAACACACTCAGTTTGTCACTCAGAAATGCAGCCCTCAAACACTTCCAGATAAGAATAACGACTGGGTAAAGCCAGGGTAGCACACCTAAGCTGAAGCTACAGCTAGGTGACTAAGGAAACATTGATGTCAGGCCAGTCTAGGCCAACTTCTCCATGTGTTCTTTGCAACACCAAGCTTTATGTGGATCCCTCTTGGAGCCTGACTCCTGCAATCAGGGAGAGCTGGAAGTAAGTGCCACAGCACTATGGATTCTCAATTCCGCAGGGGGCAACCAATGGGCTGTGGATTTTGATTCTTGCTTATACTTCAATCAAGATCACAAAACGTTTAAGATCATGAGCTGCTTGAATTTGGAAGAAAGTATAGATGAGAGAATCTGGGACGTTTTCTTCCCTTGCAAATAGATGCTATAAGGCTCAGAGACTTAAAATGAACTCAAAACTGAGGCATAATCATTGAAATGATTCCAGTTCAGAAGTTTTAATTCTTAAATGGCAGCCTGAGGGCAGACATTCTATATTCCTTTGACTTGCTACCTTCCAAGCTTAGAGCATTAATCTCCAAGTAAGCAGCCTTGGGAAATAGCAACCAGAAAAGCTTGATTTTGAAGAACATAAGATCTACTGAGAAAGTCAGAACATACTAATCAGCTCTCAGACTCACTTAGGCAGTTCTTCAGCTATTTTCAGCATCATGTGGTTTGGCAGTacatatctggaaaaaaaaaaacacacacagtggGAACACATTACATTCAGCCAGCAAGTTCCATTAGATACTGTCACATCGGGGAAACAAGCAGCTttcatgcaaaagaaaaaagtccatTATTTACCTGTTATTAGATCTCCTCAGTCTGGAAACAAGCATTAAAAGAATCTCTAATCCTTACCCGTAACTTTCATCTTCCCTGCGAGCGGTTTTATCCCTCCAGGCAAACAGCAGCTGAAAGGCTGTCAACTGCTGTGTATTAAGGTGCTTCTTTTGCTTCCTATAGAGTTCAAGGTAGGACTCGTCCGTGAAGATAGGTTTGATGAATTTCTACAAAGTATTAGAGAATATTCAAAATCAATGGGAATCAAAATTGTGCCCTGGGCTCTGTAAAACGTTTGGCTCTTTTCATGAATTTAATGAGCAAACCTAAGAACTAGAACCTGGCCAGACACAGAGCCCGAGTGTCACGGTCTGTGTGACTGTGGCTGAGGTGTACCTTGAGGCAGATGTCCCTGCTCCGCTGCCACACCACCTGCAGCTGCACAGGCTGGCCGTTGCCGCGCTCCCACAGCTCCAGCCTCATTTTGTCATAGATGTATAGCAGGTAGTGGGTGTCATCCCGGGCATAGCTGAGCATCTCCTCAGGCAGAGGGCTGGAATTGCAGAGGACACTATTTCACTGACTGCCCCCAATGACAGCAGTTCAATTTGTCTATTCCTTGGGTGCTGGGACTTCCTTAGACTCTTCCAATATGAAAGATCCTTTCATAGCCAATACTGCAGTTATGCCAACACTTCCCAGATTTTAACATGATAAACCATTATTTTAACAGCTGGGTAGAAAGGGAGGCAGGATAATGCGGTGGTTAAAATAAGGGCACTGTCAGCTACTCTGGACACACACGAGAGGCAGCAGCAAAGGGAGCACTGCTgtcctgagttcaaatctcagctccagATGTCTGTCCTTggacaagttccttaacctctttGGGTTTACCCACCTAACTTGTGAAATGAGAACCAGGTACTTCataggctgttgtgaggattatatAGGACCACATCCTTGAAGCACTTAGCCCAGAGCTTGGCACAGGGTAAGGCCTCAGTAAAAAGGAGTGGTTTTTAGATTTTAtcaattttcatcttttatttggaCTTTATCAGTCCAaatgtaattttacttttatatttagaaattctggcattctgggccaggtgcagtggctcatgcctgtaatcccagcactttgggaggtggaggcgggaggatcacctgaggttgggagttcgagaccagcctaaccaacatggagaaaccccgtctctactgaaaatacaaaattagctgggcgtggtggcgcacgcctgtaatcccagctactcgggaggctgaggcagaattgcttgaacctgggaggcggaggttgtggtgagttgagatcacgccattgcactccagcctgggcaacaagagtgaaactccgtctcaaaaaaaaaaaaaaaaaaagaaaagaaaagaaaagaaattctggcaTTCTGGCATGTGGAATTCCTGGAAAAGCTCAGCGGCATCTTCCTATGACATGTGCAACCTCGGAGAGGTAGCAAACAAGCAGAAAATGACCAAGCTGAGCAAGGCCTGCAGGAAGTGGGGCAAAACTGCTACCTTATGCcacaaaaaatgctcaatataaaGCTAAACCAACAGTGTCCTTTAGAATTCTTTCCcaccggctgggtgcagtggctcaagcctgtaatcccagcactttgggaggccgagacgggtggatcacgaggtcaggagatcaagaccatcctggctaacatggtgaaaccccgtctctactaaaaaatacaaaaaactagccgggcgaggtggcgggtgtctgtggtcccagctactcgggaggctgaggcaggagaatggtgtaaacccgggaggcggagcttgcagtgagctgagatccggccactgcactccagcctgggcgacagagcgagactccgtctcaaaaaaaaaaaaaaaaaaaaaacccacaaagaattCTTTCCCACCTATGGAAGAtcatcttacacacacacacaatcatccCTATGGAAGACagatcttacacacacacacacacacagacacacacacaaaatcatctAGTAGAGAGATCCCAGTTTCAAACAAGAGACCAGCACGGGCAAATACTGACTTGGCACCTCTTTTTCAGCCACTATTTCCATGAAACACAGTGTAACTGCATCAGCCCATCATAAAGTCCACATTATCGTTAAAGAATTTCCTACCACTTTTATGCTGCTGAAGACGCCTGGTGAAAACCTGATGCCATTCATCTCAATGAGTATGGTATGGctcaaacccaggtctctctGGGTGACAGGTTAATGAATAATCACTTTCTTCTGCCACCCACATTTCCTCATTAAGAGCAAACTGACCGTATTCTCCAATCAGCCAGCTGATACTGCTTGTTTGAGTCCACATTGCAGTAGAGTTTCAGGAGATGATCGAGTGAGTGCCTGCCCAGGTTAAGAAGGCGTGCTGCCTGATGGGTATCAAACATGTTTACTACATACAACCCAAAGTCTTTCTGTAGCCATTCTATGTCTGAATCAGCACCATGGAAGACCTGAAAACAGAACCAAAGTCATGCAGTACACTGGTAGCAGGCCACTCATGCTTGGAAATTAACTCTGCCTCTAGTTTATTAGAACACTGGAATTAGAAGGTAGTCTCCGCTGTCCcgtctgtagtgcagtggtgtgatcttggctcactgcaacatctgcctcctgtgctccagcaatcctcccacctcagcctcccaagtagttgggactacaggcgtgtggccatgcccagctgaactttggtattttttgtagagacgaggtttcactatgttccccaggctggtctcattctcctgggctcaagtgatcctcctgcctcagcttaccaaagtgctgggattacaggcctaagccgcCTCGCCTGGCTGAAGCCAATGTTCTAATCAAGATTAGATACAtgcagccaggagtggtgactcacacctgtaataccagcactttgggccaaggtgggtggattgcttgaggtcaggagtttgagaccagcctgaccaacatggcgaaaccctgtctccactgaaaatacaaaaattaggcgggtgtggtggcgtatgcctgcaatcccaagctactcgagaggctgaggcaggagaatcgcttgaacctgggaggcggaggttgtggtgagccaagatcgtgccattgcactccagcctgggcaacaagggcaaaactctgtctcaaaaaaaaaaaaaaaaaaaaaaaaattagatatatgagttttaaaagtttcttttgtcttctgtcACAGCTTTCTACACTCCTGATTCCATACCCTTAAAGTCTGAAACTGTTATCAACCAAGGAGACACCTGAAAGCAGCTCTAGTAGCTTCAGTACGGTCATGAAGTCCAAACAATCTTGATGGCTGGGGCTCACTGCAGtagtcattaaaattatttaacatttttctgggTGGGAACAAGCTAAGTCTTAGCTGTTCTAACAGGGATTTAGAAACAAAAGCCATTTAGCATGGTACCCTAGCTAGGAAATGACACGATTCCACCCGACTTGACTGGGTGTAGGTTGAAATGATGAAATAGTACACTGCAAAGCACTAAAATTCTTGTATGAGCTCACATGCATGAGTTACAAAAGGCTGGCTGACCTTAACGATAGCTGGGTCTGTGAGGCTCTCATTGAGAATGTACATGTCACTTCGAAGCTCCAGAGTGTCAATGATGAAGTCTTCCGTCCGAGTGGAAATTTGCATCAGGCAGGTCAGTCCTAGGAAGCTCCTGTAAGAGTGGTGCTAAACCACATagaaggaggggagaagagaaaaaacaaagattatatTAGACTTTTCTTTACTGATTTTGAAAAGTCAGTTACAAAGCTAAGTTATATGATtaattttttaccaaaaaaaattataattagtaTCAATTTTATACTTCTCCAATAGATAAActcacagaaaatgtaaaaattttaccCAGGGTCATTTACAAGATACCTCCAAGTCGACTGCAAATTCCTGACAATTCAAGAGCTTTTCGTTTAGTTCCACAAGTTCATCCAGGGAGGATATGAAATGGCATGGTGTCTCTTCTATAGGTCTGTATAACTGGATCAAGAGAATAGTGAGAAAAAGGGAGGAATATAGAAATCATCCCCCAGTAAAGTACAAAGTGAACTACGAGTCTGAGAAATGACCCAAAACTGTAACTTTCTACCTTAAAGATCTTCAAGGAAAAGTCAAAATTGCATCAATGAATCTACTTATTTGATTCCTCTTGGGCCACTACAAGGCACCTTATAAACTGAGGCTGGGTACTAACCTGGGGCTGTGGCTTTTGAAACACTGAATCTGGTGGGGTAAAGTGATTTAGTTCATATTGATAAGGATGTGCAAACctgagtaaataaaacaaaaggagaaatcaTTCTGATTAATTCCAcgattcaaaggaaaaataatgcctCTTATCCAATCtgtaaaaacaaatgagaaaaggcCACCGTGAAAATATCTTCCTTTTAATAAAGAGCTTCATTATTTCAGTAATTCGAGTACAAATCATAAATCAGATATTTGTTCACTCTTAAAACATGATAATTAAGTCTATTCATTTCTTTAGAGAGCTGGAGATCCAAGCAGCTTTATAAAGATTTGAGTATTTATTTGCAAAGTACTCTATGGTTGATGTTGTGGATAATACCAAAATGAGAAATGTATAATTCCTGTAGTTTGAAATAACACATCTGTAAAGTAAGGATGAAGCAAATATTTCAGTTGGCCAAGAGCTTAatgttatgttttcttctgatcCTAAGAAATCTGTATAAAAATCCTCAACCTGTGATGTGTTCCTCGAGGATCACGGTAGCCCAGGAGGGCAGGGTTGCCTTTCATGGCCTTTATTTCTCCAGCACTTCGCTTGTGGCCTCACATTGCagagctgggactaaaggcatgaaTGCTGGGGCTAAAGGCATGAATGCTCACACAGACTCTGGCTCTATGTGAGGAAAAGGCCAATACTAACCAAATTGTTATCACCTTTTTGCATTATACTAAAGGCAACATCCAAGTTTTTCCAAGATGCTTATATTGCCAGtaaaaaatgccttttctttaCTAAATTCATAAATGAGCCttgggctgagcacggtggctcacgcctgtaatcccagaactttggaaggtcaaggcagaaggattgcttgaggccaggagtttgaggccagcctgggcaacacagaaagaccctgtgtttacaaaaataaaaactaaaattaaaaaacaagtcaGGTACCGggtatggtgatgtgtgcctgtagtaccagttactagggaggctgaggtagggggattgcTCGAGCCCCAGGggttaaggttacagtgagccatgattgcactatggcacccagcctgggtgacagagcaacactaaaaaaaaaaaacacaacaaaaaaatagagccTTACCTACTATTTGAGTCCTAATAAGAAAGGCAGAGCAGTATAGTATGGAGGAAagacaaatttaagaaaacatggggctgggtgtggtggctccagcctataatcccagtactttgggaggccaaggagggtggatcacctgaagtcaggaatttgagaccagcctgaccaacatgatgaaaccccgtctctactaaaaaaaaaaaaaaaaaatacattagccaggcgtggtggcatatgcctatagtaaTCCCAgctcacttgggaggctgaggcaggaggaacacttgagcccaggaggtaaaggctgtagtgagctgtgttcatgccaccacactccagtctgggcgacagagcaagaccctgtctcaaagaagtTCCAACTCTATGAGAAGTCTACGTCTCTCATTTtggttttacatcttttttttttttttttttttggagacggagtcttactctatcacccaggctggagtgtagcgatgccatctcggctcactgcaacctccacctcccagggtcaagtgattctcctgcctcagcctcctgagtagctgggattacaggcacacaccaccatgcctggctaacttttgtattttcagtagagatcgggtttcatcatgttggccaggctggtcctgaactcctgacctcaggtgatccaccgatctcagcctcccaaagtgctgggattacaggcgtgagctaccgcgcccagcccttgCGTTTTacgtctataaaatgggaatgagagTCACTGCTACTTCTCAGGACTGCAGTGAGGTTTATGAGGCAATGCTGTGCAGGCCCTTTGTGAACACAAACAGCAGGTTTTATTGCTAAGGCCCAGGTTGGGGTAAGGAGGAAATCACTGCTCCTCAGATTGTTTTCATGTATATCTCCACAAAAGTGAAACTGTGAAAATGTGGCATAAAGGTAAGTACTCACAGCAGAAAGCTCAGACATAGGCAAACACTTACATGTCTTGCTCAACCTGCTGGGTTCTCTGCTGATGGATGAAATCAGCCAGTGCAGGGGGGACGTCCAAGTCCTCAGGACGATCTTGTGGGCGTTCCCGCCTTTCCTTAGAGAGAGCTGGAGACCGAAGCAGTGACAAAAACATCATAAGCACATTCATGTCTTTTCTAGTTACACAGGGGCAAACTGGCTccctttgtgttttgttttttttgagacagggtcatgttctttcccccaggctgaagtgtggtggcacagtcacagctcactgtagccttaacctcctgggctcaagtgatcctcccacttcagcctctggaatagctgaaCTGGGCTCCCTTTGAAGAAAGGAGGGTGGAAGAGAGACCTGTACACCCTTGCTGGTTTTTGCACCAAATAAAGTGAGACTCAAACACAGGCAAAGTATGCACTATTTACCTTGAGGGAGAGGTTTCTGAGCATTGGGTTTGATGAAGATTTTAGGAAGAAATGGTGTGTTGGAATTGTCAATCTTCTCTCGAAACTTGAGCTGAGGTCGGATGATATTTTTTGCATGAAGCAGCcggaaagtttcagattttgcttttttgccatATTCTGCTGCCT
This window encodes:
- the EXOSC10 gene encoding exosome component 10 isoform X2 codes for the protein MLGAHTSRRVDRDALARQAVLAEKMAPPSTREPRVQSATSATKPDGEMVLPGFPDADSFVKFALGSVVAVTKASGGLPQFGDEYDFYRSFPGFQAFCETQGDRLLQCMSRVMQYHGCRSNIKDRSKVTELEDKFDLLVDANDVILERVGILLDEASGVNKNQQPVLPAGLQVPKTVVSSWNRKAAEYGKKAKSETFRLLHAKNIIRPQLKFREKIDNSNTPFLPKIFIKPNAQKPLPQALSKERRERPQDRPEDLDVPPALADFIHQQRTQQVEQDMFAHPYQYELNHFTPPDSVFQKPQPQLYRPIEETPCHFISSLDELVELNEKLLNCQEFAVDLEHHSYRSFLGLTCLMQISTRTEDFIIDTLELRSDMYILNESLTDPAIVKVFHGADSDIEWLQKDFGLYVVNMFDTHQAARLLNLGRHSLDHLLKLYCNVDSNKQYQLADWRIRPLPEEMLSYARDDTHYLLYIYDKMRLELWERGNGQPVQLQVVWQRSRDICLKKFIKPIFTDESYLELYRKQKKHLNTQQLTAFQLLFAWRDKTARREDESYGYVLPNHMMLKIAEELPKEPQGIIACCNPVPPLVRQQINEMHLLIQQAREMPLLKSEVAAGVKKSGPLPSAERLENVLFGPHDCSHAPPDGYPIIPTNGSVPVQKQASLFPEEKEDNLLGTTCLIATAVITLFNEPSAEDNKKGPLTIAQKKAQNIMESFENPFRMISNRWKLAQVQVQKDSKETVKKKAAEQTGSTHFLVTQSAVKGRLLHISCFSHVLDTAVNEVGTAPALWGFPSAEGWWPISVYPGRWQQVLCREMGGECWGVL
- the EXOSC10 gene encoding exosome component 10 isoform X1, with translation MLGAHTSRRVDRDALARQAVLAEKMAPPSTREPRVQSATSATKPDGEMVLPGFPDADSFVKFALGSVVAVTKASGGLPQFGDEYDFYRSFPGFQAFCETQGDRLLQCMSRVMQYHGCRSNIKDRSKVTELEDKFDLLVDANDVILERVGILLDEASGVNKNQQPVLPAGLQVPKTVVSSWNRKAAEYGKKAKSETFRLLHAKNIIRPQLKFREKIDNSNTPFLPKIFIKPNAQKPLPQALSKERRERPQDRPEDLDVPPALADFIHQQRTQQVEQDMFAHPYQYELNHFTPPDSVFQKPQPQLYRPIEETPCHFISSLDELVELNEKLLNCQEFAVDLEHHSYRSFLGLTCLMQISTRTEDFIIDTLELRSDMYILNESLTDPAIVKVFHGADSDIEWLQKDFGLYVVNMFDTHQAARLLNLGRHSLDHLLKLYCNVDSNKQYQLADWRIRPLPEEMLSYARDDTHYLLYIYDKMRLELWERGNGQPVQLQVVWQRSRDICLKKFIKPIFTDESYLELYRKQKKHLNTQQLTAFQLLFAWRDKTARREDESYGYVLPNHMMLKIAEELPKEPQGIIACCNPVPPLVRQQINEMHLLIQQAREMPLLKSEVAAGVKKSGPLPSAERLENVLFGPHDCSHAPPDGYPIIPTNGSVPVQKQASLFPEEKEDNLLGTTCLIATAVITLFNEPSAEDNKKGPLTIAQKKAQNIMESFENPFRMFLPSLGHRAVSQAAKFDPSTKIYEISNRWKLAQVQVQKDSKETVKKKAAEQTGSTHFLVTQSAVKGRLLHISCFSHVLDTAVNEVGTAPALWGFPSAEGWWPISVYPGRWQQVLCREMGGECWGVL